Genomic window (Gemmatimonadaceae bacterium):
TCAATGCCCGCTGGCCATATCCAATAGGTGCTATAAGATCAATCGCGCGTCGCGTGAGCTCCGGGCCGCTCTTCGCGGGACGGCCCGTCTCGAGCTTCAGCTTGCGTTCGGGATACGACGCCGTGAGGGCGCCGAAATCAGGGCGGCGGGCTGCAAGCGTGGGATCACCGCCATTGATCTGGGTGATCTCGGCGATCACGGTACGGCCGCGGGGATCGCGGCCCGTCGTCGCGAACACAGCGTCGCCGCGTCTCAGATTGTACTGCTTCGAGACATGAGGAGGGACGTACGCATCGGAGGGATCCGTGAGGTAGCTGTTGGCGGCACGGCGGACAAATCCTCCGTCCCGCGATGCTTCGTACCAGCCCGTCGTCTCGCCATCGGGCACGATGGGCCCCATCGCCTGGCGGGGAGGCTGTTCACGGTGCGCAGGCCGGTTTGTATTGGCGCTGTTGCTGCCGTTGCTGTTGTTGTTACTGCGCCCGCGACCGCGCGGATTGCGTTGATTGCGGCGCGCATCGCGACGGGCATCGTTGCCCTCGCCACGGTCCGGTTGATTACGGTTCCCGCCCCCCCCCTGTCCTCCATAGTTCCGCGGCTGGTTCTGGTTTCCGAACTGCGGCCGTGACGACCCCTCGGACACTTCAGAACTGGAAACCGGGGCATCGATTGGCGCCGGGTACTCGCCACTGTCTGCTCCGTTTCCGTTGCCATCGTTGCGCGAAACCGGAACATCGGCAGCGCCGGCGTCCGGAGATGCTTGTTCAGCGGATTCGCGGTACGGATCGGTATCTCCGTATTGTTCGTTGGCGGATGGCCCGGACGGGCGTGGGCCTCGGCCGCGACGAAAGGGACGTCGGCGTTCGTTCATCAGGTTGTGGTGTGCAGGGAATTCAAGTAGCGCGACTGGCTGCTGCGGTATGCGCGGGGTAGACTCACGCGAGGTGCCGCAACTTCATTTGCATTTGGCGCGCCCTCTCAGGGCTGCGCTGGTGGAAGAATGGTACTCATCGTGGAGGAGATTGTCCAGCGGGACGTTTTTTTTCTGCGGATGTCGTTGAGTCGATTGTAACAGCGGATAAGATTGGCGACTAAGTGCAGTTCGCCCGTAATCTGTTACCTGTTTGCCTGTTACCCGGTACCCGTTCCTTCGTTTTCCGTTTTCCGTTTTCCGTTTTCCGTTTTCCGTTCTCCGTTCTCCGTTCTCCGTTTTCGGATGTCCGATGTCCGACACCGGAAGTCTGCCGACGGGTAGCGGACAGCCATGGAACGGGTAGCGGGTAACAGGCAAACAGGTAACAGATTACAGGCGAACGGAGCAGTAAAGCTCCCGCTACAGATCTATACCGCTACTCCAACGGTGACGTCCAAGGCCCTGGCGAGGTAACGGCAACCGGGCACATCGGGGTGTATCTTCCCCCGAATCCTCTCGCCCCGAGCCATTAAGTGTCTGACGAAGAAGCCAACCCGATACCCGACCTCGAGCGCGCCGTCGCTGAAACTCCCGACGACGCAACGGCGCTCGTCGCTCTCGCGAATGCGTACTGGCTGACCGGTCGTGGTCCCGAGGCGGTAGGAGAACTGGCATCGCGCGCGATTGCGGCCGATCCGGAGAACCGGGCCGGGTGGCATCTGTGGGCGCTGACGGAATCAAACCCGCGGCAGCGTGTCATACGCTGGCAGCAGGTCTCCGAGAGATTCCCCGCCGATGACCTGGCACTCGCGAACGTCGCCGACAACGCCGCCGCGCTCGCAGGCGCCGAGCATGACTATGATGCCCTCGACCTGGCGATCACGACGTATGAACAGTTGCTGTTGACTGCCGAGCGCCGGGAACAGCGCGAGGCGCTGGACACGGCGATCAGAAATTTGAAGGGGTGGCATTTCTGAGTTTAATAGCCGCCTGATACCCCCGCCCGACGTAGCTTAGTGTTTACCGATTTAATTCGCGGGCTGCAGGACTGCACCGCCTGAGCCGATCGCCAACCGAGGTCTTTCTCCCGGAAAGGAAAAGTTCGCTCGCGCTTTGAAACAGTATTCGCCTGCGGCGAGCGAATCGCCGAGGATAGTGTAAGTCAGTACAGCTGACTCCAGAATCACGGATTTTCCGGGCTGGACTGTCGTTAGTATCGAGATACCATCGCAATCCCTCACGGGGGATTTGGCCTCGTCCCACGCTGGCCGGCCGCTGAATGCATAGCGCCGGCGCGCCAGCAGTTGGATTGGACAACCGCCGCGATCGAATTCAATCGCGGTCGCGCGACGATTGGTGACGCGTAAGCGGGTCGCCAACGAAGTTGTGAAGGGCGTTTGTGGCGATCCTGCCGCGCTGTTACTGCGCAGCGTTGTGCTCGCTTCGAGAACGATGCCGTCCTTTTCCTCGGCTGCCGCACCGCACTCATTACGGCAGCCCATCGCAATCAAAACTATAGCGCCAAGCGCCGCCCTGCGGTGGAAGCGCTTTGATGCTAAAATCCAGAGATTTGCCAAGGATAAAAGCCAAGCTCGTCTTTGATATCGTAGAAGTTGCTAAACGTCATCCTGCTGTTAGTAAAACCTCGAGCAAGCCCTATCAGCGTGACTTGCGACCCACCATTCCAGTAAAAGACAGGGGAACCACTATCCCCCGGCGCCATGCCGTTACTTGACCTGTACTGGCACAACAACATGTAGTCGCTAGAGCCACCCGTTGTGAGAGTGTCGAAGCAAGATTCTTCGAGTAGGCCGTATGTCCATCCGCTAGTCGCCCCAATCTTGTCGATTCGATAACCCTCAAGAATATAGTAGTCATCTGTGACAGTAAACTGTGGGTTCTCGAAGTCAATAACGAGGGACCCATACGTTGGATCGTAATAATTCGTTCGTGCGATTGATGCCCCAGCCCATGGGATTCCAGTGTCGTAACTGACCAACGCCGCATCGCTGTAGCGACATCGTGCACCCAATGGGCACCCCGCAGTAGCTTGAAGAAACGGAGGGTCAGAAATTTCGACGCCAATTTTCGTGTAAGTGCCTATGCTTGGTTGGAAGAAGCGCGTGGCTTCTGCTCCCCCGAATGTCCGTGTGCAATGGGAGTTCGTGACAAATCCGGGATAGTAGACGCTCCCAGCGGTAAAACGGACGTTAAAGCCCAACGTGCAGTTCCCATACCCTTCGCGCTCAATCTGAATTCCGCCCTTTTTTTGGTCGAAGTTGCCGTCCAAGCTCACCGCATCTAGTACCGCGTCTTGTTCCGGTGCTTCAACCAACGTTATCACGGTGGCATTACCCGTCGCCCTTGCCAATGGGTACTGGCTCACCGGTCGTGGTCCCGAGGCGGTAGGGGATCTGGCGTCGCGCGCAATTGCCGCCGACCCGGAGAATCGCGCTGGCTGGCATTTGTGGGCGTTAACCGAATCCAATCCGCGGCAGCGCGTCATGCGGTGGCAGCAGGTTTCTGAGCGATTTCCTGCCGACGATCTCGCGCGTGCAAACGTCGCCGACAACGCCGCCGCGCTTGCAGGAGCTGAGCACGATTACGATGCCCTCGACCTGGCGATCGCGACGTACGAGCAGTTGTTGGCGACCGCCGAGCACCGGGAACAGCGCGACGCGCTGGACACGGCGATCAGGAATCTGAAGGGGTGGAAATTCTGAGTCAGCAGCCGCGTTGATACGCTGACTGAGCTCTCTCAGTTTCGAACTTTGAACTACTGGGCCGCCGCGGGGGGCTTAGCAACCGCACCCGGATTCCCATCCGACACGTACCGCGTCCCATTCTTGTCGAGCCGGTCGAGCGTCTTCTCCAGCTCCGTCGCAAAAACCTCGATCCGGTTGATGCTGAGCGGGTTGAACTTCGGATCGTACGGACTTTCGGTGGGCCCGCCCGAAACTTCCAGAATTGCGTCGAAATTGTACCGCGTCACCTTACCTGATTTTGGATCCGTCCACGATCCCTGCTTCGCCAGCGCGCGATTCTTCGGCCATACGCCGAGCGGAAGCGCAAAAGTGCGAACCTTGTAGCCCGGCACGGCTGAGTCGATCGCAAGGACTCCGCGGGCGATCTGCTCCTGGACTACGGCGTCGGAATATTTCGAGAGATTAGCATGCCAGAGAGTATGATCGCAGAGCTCGAAGCCGTTGTCGGCGAGGAACTTGACCTTCTGAAAGCGCCACTCGCTCTTCTGGCCCTCGATGCCCTTGTCGCCGAAAAACGACCGGCCAGCGGCGGCGCCCGACAGCATGCAGAACACAGCTCCGTTGTCCCAGTCCGGCTTGGTCTTCTTGAAGTTCATCCAGATGCCGATGCCGCTTCCCGGGTCGATATCGAGCTTGCCATTCCTCTCGATATACTTGAACTGGCCCGGCGAGGCGTCATCAAAAACGAACACTACGGGCGACAGACCCCTGGGCAGATTTATTTTCCGGTCCAATACCTGCGCAATGGTAACCGGGCGGTAGCCGCGCGCGTAGATAAGTTCAAGGTCGCGGCGGAAGTGGCTGCGTTCGCGGGCATAACGGCCATCGGCGTCGCCAATCAGGTGATACTCGACGACGGGAATTCGTCCCAGCTCGTTTGGCACCCGGTTGGCGTCGGCAGGTGACAAATTCGCTGGAGCGGGAGTGACGCCGGCTGCTTCACCGTTGGCATCCGCTGGCGTTGCTGGTGTATCACCGGCTGCCGCGACTCTGCCGGTGTCGTTCGAAGAAGGTGCTGGAGTGTCACCGCCGCCAGCCTGGCAGGCGGTAAGAGAAACGCACGCGAGCAGCGTGGCGATCGATATACGATTTAACATAGACTGATCATGCAGTGGAAGATTAATAGCCGGCGGGATGGAATAATAAAGGCTGCACTCGCAATAAGCATTCTCGGCGTGATTGTCGGGGATGCGTGGCTTGCGACATGCGGGTTCGACCGATGTCCCAGCCCTCGCGAGATACAGCGTTACCGGCCTGATGAAGGCGGCCGGATTTTCGACCGAAACAACAGGCTGATGGGACGGCTGGCAATCGTTCGCCGGGTGAACGTTCCCATTTCACAGGTTCCGGCGCACGTCCGGCAGGCATTCATTGCAACTGAAGACCGGCGGTTTTACAAGCATGGCGGTCTGGACTGGAAAGGTGTGGTGCGTGCAACCGGCCGTAACATTCGCGCAATGGGAGTGCGTGAAGGCTTCAGCACCATCACGATGCAGGCCGCCCGCAACAGTTTCGTCGTGCGCAGATACAAGAACCGCTCGATGGCGCAGAAGCTCATCGAGATGCGCGTTGCGAAGCTGATGGAAAAGTCTCTCGAGAAAAGCGAGATTCTCGAGCTGTATCTCAACGCCATCTACATGGGCAACGGCGTGTACGGAATCGAGGCCGCAAGCCGCGATCTGTTCGGAAAGAGCGTCACCCGGGTGACGCTGGCGGAGGGCGCGATGCTCGCCGCGCTCCCGAAAGGTCCGTCGACTTATACGCCGCGCCGCAATCCGCGCAAAGCCCTCGCCCGCCGCAATCTCG
Coding sequences:
- the rho gene encoding transcription termination factor Rho → MNERRRPFRRGRGPRPSGPSANEQYGDTDPYRESAEQASPDAGAADVPVSRNDGNGNGADSGEYPAPIDAPVSSSEVSEGSSRPQFGNQNQPRNYGGQGGGGNRNQPDRGEGNDARRDARRNQRNPRGRGRSNNNSNGSNSANTNRPAHREQPPRQAMGPIVPDGETTGWYEASRDGGFVRRAANSYLTDPSDAYVPPHVSKQYNLRRGDAVFATTGRDPRGRTVIAEITQINGGDPTLAARRPDFGALTASYPERKLKLETGRPAKSGPELTRRAIDLIAPIGYGQRALIVAPARAGKTMLLQAIVEGVAVNHPEAVLLVLLVDERPEEVSEMITWGYGEVVASSFDMPAARHTDVTEMVLERARRMVELGKDVVIVLDSITRMARAYNTVERGTGRTLSGGLDSSAMAKPKAFFGSARSVAPEHGGGSLTIIATALVETGSRMDDVIFEEFKGTGNCEIKLDRSLAEKRIFPAIDVAVSGTRREDKLFRPEQLEHVYTLRRGLQQMPSSSAMEWLIKRIAATSNNDALLEGL
- a CDS encoding polysaccharide deacetylase family protein, giving the protein MLNRISIATLLACVSLTACQAGGGDTPAPSSNDTGRVAAAGDTPATPADANGEAAGVTPAPANLSPADANRVPNELGRIPVVEYHLIGDADGRYARERSHFRRDLELIYARGYRPVTIAQVLDRKINLPRGLSPVVFVFDDASPGQFKYIERNGKLDIDPGSGIGIWMNFKKTKPDWDNGAVFCMLSGAAAGRSFFGDKGIEGQKSEWRFQKVKFLADNGFELCDHTLWHANLSKYSDAVVQEQIARGVLAIDSAVPGYKVRTFALPLGVWPKNRALAKQGSWTDPKSGKVTRYNFDAILEVSGGPTESPYDPKFNPLSINRIEVFATELEKTLDRLDKNGTRYVSDGNPGAVAKPPAAAQ